A genomic segment from Actinoplanes sichuanensis encodes:
- a CDS encoding ABC transporter ATP-binding protein has product MTTPLLTGTGITKDYGATPALRGVDLSVAEGEIVAVTGPSGCGKSTLLHCLAGILRADRGSVVFREQNIGLWSEAARSRLRRTDFGVLFQFGQMVPELTAAENVALPLLLAGSGRREARESALAWLDRFGVADVADQMPGAMSGGQQQRCAVARAMVTRPRVLFADEPTGALDQLNGEQVMLAIVRAVREEGTAVVLVTHEAPVAAYADREVVLRDGAVDPTGLGVGAP; this is encoded by the coding sequence GTGACCACTCCGCTGTTGACCGGCACTGGAATCACCAAGGACTACGGCGCCACTCCGGCGCTGCGCGGGGTCGACCTGAGCGTCGCCGAGGGCGAGATCGTGGCGGTCACCGGCCCGAGCGGCTGCGGCAAGTCCACACTTCTGCACTGCCTGGCCGGGATCCTCCGCGCCGATCGGGGTTCGGTGGTCTTCCGCGAGCAGAACATCGGGTTGTGGTCCGAGGCGGCCCGGTCCCGCCTACGGCGTACCGATTTCGGGGTGCTGTTCCAGTTCGGGCAGATGGTGCCCGAGTTGACCGCCGCGGAGAACGTCGCCCTGCCGTTGCTTCTCGCCGGTTCGGGGCGGCGAGAAGCGCGGGAGTCGGCGCTCGCCTGGCTCGACCGGTTCGGTGTCGCCGACGTCGCCGACCAGATGCCCGGCGCGATGTCCGGCGGGCAGCAGCAGCGATGCGCGGTGGCCCGGGCCATGGTGACCAGACCCCGGGTGCTCTTCGCCGACGAGCCCACCGGCGCGCTCGACCAGCTCAACGGCGAGCAGGTGATGCTGGCGATCGTGCGGGCGGTCCGGGAGGAGGGCACGGCGGTCGTTCTCGTCACCCACGAGGCGCCTGTCGCGGCGTATGC
- a CDS encoding PadR family transcriptional regulator produces MSTAHVLLGLLAGGPRHGYDLKRAHDERLPQAKPLAYGQVYSTLGRLERDGFVEQSGQEQEGGPERTAYTLTGSGRDRLTRWLTEIEPPAPYVTSTLFAKVVVALLAADADRAREYLTAQRLAHMTRLRELTAVKTAPGATVGDVVAADYAIGHLDADLRWLQTTLARVADLQKEVTA; encoded by the coding sequence ATGTCCACGGCGCATGTCCTTCTGGGGTTGCTCGCCGGCGGTCCGCGACACGGCTACGACCTCAAGCGGGCACACGACGAGCGACTGCCACAGGCCAAACCATTGGCGTACGGCCAGGTCTACTCCACGCTCGGGCGGTTGGAGCGCGACGGGTTCGTCGAGCAGTCCGGTCAGGAGCAGGAGGGAGGCCCGGAGCGGACGGCGTATACGTTGACCGGTTCCGGCCGGGACCGGCTCACCCGGTGGCTGACCGAGATCGAGCCGCCCGCGCCGTATGTGACGAGCACCCTCTTCGCCAAGGTGGTGGTCGCCCTGCTCGCCGCCGACGCCGACCGCGCCCGGGAGTACCTCACCGCCCAACGGCTCGCCCACATGACCCGGCTGCGTGAGTTGACCGCGGTCAAGACCGCCCCGGGCGCCACTGTCGGCGACGTCGTCGCCGCCGACTACGCCATCGGCCACCTCGACGCCGACCTGCGCTGGTTGCAGACCACGCTGGCCCGTGTCGCCGACCTGCAGAAGGAAGTGACCGCGTGA
- a CDS encoding fused response regulator/phosphatase, translating to MMSATVLVVDDSPTKRYLLVSWLSRAGFTVLEAETGGAALARLLEAEVDLVVLDVKLPDMSGFDVCETIKSDSRYGVLPVIHVSAHAVDVGDRTQGLNRGADAYLVEPIEPDELIATAQAVLRYYRARQRAELLAQRMVRLAEATLAINSASTLPTLLSAAAEGAADIFGGPVVVVAETFDGESLAASGSPPTVRRWAVPRHQVAVGSLVRSDEPADWDVVGWPEGETVAVAAARLRADRPPVYVAVPGSSQTPGFPVLRQLSQAVAAAVEAQRSFDEEHRIAVTLQRSLLQSRLPEVSGVDLGVLYEPASAQTEVGGDFYELTVLEDRLLVAIGDVAGHSLHAATVMAEIRHAVRAYAVEGHSPAAVLELVNRFMRTVLPAESATLCLLTLEPSTGRIRMASAGHLPPLVHVGGDVQYLQPRGALLGITAPRRAEIEYILPPGGTLVLYTDGLIERRDADLDQGLSALAAGAALVEDDLDAFCRRLHSQLAGAREQADDIAVVALRRSL from the coding sequence ATGATGTCGGCCACCGTCCTCGTCGTCGACGACAGCCCGACCAAGCGATATCTCCTGGTCAGCTGGCTGAGCCGAGCCGGTTTCACAGTGCTTGAGGCGGAGACCGGCGGCGCGGCCCTCGCCCGGCTCCTGGAAGCCGAGGTCGACCTGGTCGTGCTCGACGTGAAACTGCCCGACATGAGCGGATTCGACGTCTGCGAGACGATCAAGAGCGATTCGCGGTACGGCGTACTCCCGGTGATCCACGTGTCCGCGCACGCCGTCGACGTCGGTGACCGCACCCAGGGACTGAACCGCGGTGCCGACGCCTACCTCGTCGAGCCGATCGAACCGGACGAACTGATCGCCACCGCCCAGGCCGTCCTCCGCTACTACCGCGCCCGGCAGCGCGCCGAACTGCTCGCCCAACGGATGGTGCGGCTGGCCGAGGCCACCCTGGCGATCAACTCGGCGTCCACGCTGCCGACCCTGCTCTCAGCCGCGGCCGAGGGTGCCGCCGACATCTTCGGCGGGCCGGTCGTGGTGGTCGCCGAGACCTTCGATGGGGAGAGCCTGGCCGCGTCGGGCAGCCCTCCGACGGTGCGCCGGTGGGCGGTCCCGAGGCATCAGGTCGCGGTCGGGTCGCTGGTGCGCAGTGACGAGCCGGCCGACTGGGACGTCGTCGGCTGGCCGGAGGGGGAGACCGTCGCGGTCGCCGCGGCCCGACTGCGCGCCGACCGCCCGCCGGTCTACGTCGCCGTGCCCGGCAGCTCACAGACCCCCGGCTTCCCGGTGCTCCGGCAGCTCTCCCAGGCGGTCGCCGCAGCCGTGGAGGCACAGCGATCCTTCGACGAGGAGCACCGGATCGCGGTCACCCTCCAGCGCAGCCTGCTCCAGTCGCGCCTGCCCGAGGTGTCCGGCGTCGATCTGGGCGTCCTCTACGAGCCGGCCAGCGCACAGACCGAGGTCGGCGGCGACTTCTACGAACTCACGGTGCTCGAGGACCGGCTCCTCGTCGCGATCGGCGACGTGGCCGGGCACTCGCTGCACGCCGCCACGGTGATGGCCGAGATCAGGCACGCCGTCCGCGCATACGCCGTCGAGGGGCACTCGCCGGCGGCGGTGCTGGAACTGGTCAACCGATTCATGCGGACCGTGCTGCCGGCCGAGTCGGCCACCCTCTGCCTGCTCACTCTGGAACCCTCGACCGGCCGGATCCGGATGGCCAGCGCCGGGCATCTGCCGCCACTCGTCCACGTCGGCGGTGACGTGCAGTATCTTCAGCCGCGCGGGGCGCTGCTCGGCATCACCGCACCCCGGCGGGCCGAGATCGAATACATCCTGCCGCCCGGCGGCACCCTGGTGCTTTACACCGACGGCCTGATCGAGCGTCGGGACGCCGACCTCGACCAGGGACTGAGCGCCCTCGCAGCCGGCGCGGCCCTGGTCGAGGACGACCTCGACGCGTTCTGCCGGCGTCTGCACAGCCAGCTGGCCGGAGCCCGGGAACAGGCCGACGACATCGCCGTCGTCGCGCTGCGGCGCTCGCTCTGA
- a CDS encoding sensor histidine kinase, whose protein sequence is MTGEPLMRMRLRVEHDIFVVRQLGREVAQRVGLESQDQTRVATALSEIGRVLLAAGHTDVTFTVETIGVPTLHVAMAHPGTGDTARLAEHLQQVGRLVDTMEVDDGGTGTVVRMARRLPLGAPLLTPDRMEEIRAGLARHVPGTPLDELAVQNQQLIAALDEVRAQRDDLARLNAELEETNRGVMALYNQLSQELEETNRGVVALYAELDEKSEQLAAASEAKSRFLANVSHELRAPVTAIIGLGRLLTDSGSDELTTEQRRQVDLIRGSATDLLTLVNGLLDLAKAEAGRIEPNWSEVDLKAVFGQLRGTLRPLATRPEVDFAVDEPGVPTLRSDEVLLAQVLRNLLTNALKFTEAGSVRLSVRRTDGDAEFVVADTGYGIPPELQERIFEEFYQVPGSRPVSGKGTGLGLPYARRLAGILGGALRVDSTPGEGSTFTLRLPLKS, encoded by the coding sequence ATGACCGGCGAGCCGCTGATGCGCATGCGCCTGCGGGTCGAGCATGACATCTTCGTGGTGCGGCAACTCGGGCGGGAGGTGGCCCAGAGGGTCGGCCTGGAATCCCAGGACCAGACCCGGGTGGCGACCGCGCTCAGCGAGATCGGCCGGGTGCTGCTCGCAGCCGGACACACCGACGTCACGTTCACCGTTGAAACGATCGGGGTACCTACCCTCCACGTAGCCATGGCGCACCCCGGAACCGGGGACACGGCCCGGCTCGCTGAACATTTGCAGCAGGTCGGCCGCCTGGTCGACACGATGGAGGTCGACGATGGTGGGACGGGCACAGTGGTCCGGATGGCGCGGCGCCTGCCGCTCGGCGCCCCCCTGCTGACCCCCGACCGGATGGAGGAGATCCGCGCCGGACTGGCCCGCCATGTGCCCGGCACCCCGCTCGATGAGCTGGCGGTGCAGAATCAGCAGCTCATCGCCGCCCTCGACGAGGTGCGCGCCCAGCGTGACGACCTGGCCCGGCTCAACGCCGAGCTGGAGGAGACCAACCGCGGTGTGATGGCCCTCTACAACCAGCTCTCCCAGGAGCTGGAGGAGACCAATCGTGGCGTGGTCGCCCTCTACGCCGAGCTCGACGAGAAATCGGAGCAGCTCGCCGCGGCCAGCGAGGCCAAGAGCCGTTTCCTGGCCAACGTCAGCCACGAACTGCGCGCCCCGGTCACCGCGATCATCGGCCTCGGACGCCTGCTCACCGACTCCGGCTCCGACGAACTCACCACCGAGCAGCGCCGCCAGGTCGACCTGATCCGCGGTTCCGCCACCGACCTGCTGACGCTGGTCAACGGCCTGCTCGACCTGGCCAAGGCGGAGGCCGGCCGGATCGAGCCGAACTGGTCGGAGGTGGATCTGAAAGCGGTCTTCGGTCAGTTGCGCGGCACTCTGCGCCCGCTCGCCACCCGGCCCGAGGTCGACTTCGCGGTCGACGAGCCGGGGGTGCCCACCTTGCGCTCCGACGAGGTGCTGCTCGCCCAGGTGCTGCGCAACCTCCTCACGAACGCGCTCAAGTTCACCGAGGCCGGCTCGGTGCGGCTCAGCGTGCGTCGGACCGACGGCGACGCCGAGTTCGTCGTCGCCGACACCGGCTATGGCATACCTCCCGAGCTGCAGGAACGCATTTTCGAGGAGTTTTATCAGGTGCCCGGCAGCCGGCCGGTCAGCGGCAAGGGCACCGGCCTCGGCCTGCCGTATGCCCGGCGGCTCGCCGGAATCCTCGGTGGCGCCCTGCGGGTCGACTCCACCCCCGGTGAGGGCAGCACCTTCACCCTACGGCTCCCCCTGAAGTCATGA
- a CDS encoding ATP-binding SpoIIE family protein phosphatase, producing the protein MSGGAVASLPEGLLDGGVWFRVEEPGTASAVRRAAERLAASLDMPEQRVADLSIVAAEAAGNLVKHAAQGTILVRVVRAADQAGVELIAIDSGPGMADVQLSIGDGHSTAGTLGIGLGAILRQASRWDLHSVPGKGTVLSVQVWPDALPDSGWAAGLTRPLTGETVSGDAFAIREIDGRRQLLLSDGLGHGGLAAAASHEAVRVFLRAPAVPPAQVVEALHRTLGHTRGAALAVAEPDPSAGVVRYAGLGNISGTVLAPDGSRRGMVSMPGIAGHQRRQIREYDYPLAPGAILVMHTDGLVERWNLSEYPGLITRTPEVIAGTLLRDAGTRRDDAGVLVARFS; encoded by the coding sequence ATGAGCGGAGGCGCGGTGGCGTCCCTACCCGAAGGACTCCTGGACGGAGGGGTCTGGTTTCGGGTGGAGGAGCCGGGGACGGCCTCGGCCGTGCGCCGGGCCGCCGAACGCCTGGCCGCCAGCCTCGACATGCCCGAGCAGCGCGTCGCGGACCTCTCCATCGTCGCCGCCGAAGCGGCCGGCAACCTGGTCAAACATGCGGCCCAGGGCACGATTCTGGTGCGCGTGGTCCGGGCCGCCGACCAGGCCGGGGTCGAGTTGATCGCGATCGACAGCGGGCCCGGTATGGCCGACGTCCAGCTCTCCATCGGCGACGGGCATTCCACCGCGGGCACGCTCGGCATCGGGCTCGGCGCCATCCTGCGTCAGGCCAGCCGATGGGATCTGCACTCGGTTCCCGGCAAGGGGACCGTGCTGAGCGTGCAGGTGTGGCCGGACGCGCTTCCCGATTCGGGCTGGGCGGCCGGGCTGACCAGGCCGCTGACCGGGGAGACGGTCAGTGGGGACGCCTTCGCGATCCGCGAGATCGACGGGCGCCGGCAGCTTCTGCTCAGTGACGGGCTCGGGCACGGTGGCCTGGCCGCGGCCGCGTCGCACGAGGCGGTGCGCGTGTTCCTGCGGGCGCCGGCCGTGCCGCCGGCACAGGTGGTGGAGGCGCTGCACCGTACCCTCGGGCACACCCGAGGCGCCGCTCTCGCCGTCGCCGAACCGGATCCGTCGGCCGGGGTGGTCCGTTATGCCGGTCTCGGCAATATCTCCGGCACCGTCCTCGCGCCGGACGGCAGCCGGCGAGGCATGGTCTCCATGCCGGGCATCGCCGGGCATCAACGACGACAGATCCGGGAGTACGACTACCCGCTCGCCCCCGGCGCGATCCTGGTGATGCACACCGACGGCCTGGTCGAGCGCTGGAACCTCAGCGAGTATCCAGGACTGATCACCCGCACCCCCGAGGTGATCGCGGGCACCCTGCTGCGAGACGCCGGAACCCGCCGGGACGACGCGGGCGTGCTGGTGGCGCGGTTCTCATGA
- a CDS encoding anti-sigma regulatory factor produces the protein MNDESQRLPVVTDQDVVRVRQLVRTVAVAVKLSLVDQTKLVTAASELARNTLVYGGGGEVEVTRVHNERRAGIQIVFADQGPGIADLDLALTDGYTTGGGLGLGLSGARRLVDEFKIDTEPGKGTTITIVKWCR, from the coding sequence GTGAACGACGAGAGCCAGCGCCTTCCGGTCGTGACCGACCAGGACGTCGTCCGGGTTCGGCAGCTGGTGCGTACCGTCGCCGTGGCGGTGAAGTTGTCCCTGGTGGATCAGACGAAACTCGTCACCGCCGCGAGCGAGTTGGCCCGCAACACACTGGTCTACGGTGGTGGCGGCGAGGTCGAGGTGACCCGCGTCCACAACGAACGGCGAGCCGGTATCCAGATCGTGTTCGCCGATCAGGGGCCCGGTATCGCCGATCTCGACCTGGCCCTCACCGATGGTTACACCACCGGTGGCGGGCTGGGCCTCGGTCTCAGTGGTGCACGTCGCCTGGTCGACGAGTTCAAGATCGATACTGAGCCGGGTAAGGGCACGACCATTACGATCGTCAAGTGGTGCCGATGA
- a CDS encoding STAS domain-containing protein has translation MERVPVLKIGDILLVSIQIDMEDQVALQLQEDLAERIVATGVHGVIIDISALDIVDSFVGRTLATIASVSRVLDAETVVVGMRPAVAITLVELGLSLPGIRTALNVELGIEMLGSRPDDDELFDDEDESGAAAVTTP, from the coding sequence ATGGAGCGGGTCCCGGTCCTGAAGATCGGCGACATCCTGCTGGTCTCCATCCAGATCGACATGGAGGACCAGGTCGCCCTGCAACTGCAGGAGGACCTCGCCGAGCGGATCGTCGCGACGGGCGTGCACGGTGTGATCATCGACATCAGCGCGCTCGACATCGTCGACTCGTTCGTCGGCCGTACCCTCGCGACCATCGCCTCGGTCTCCCGGGTCCTGGACGCCGAGACCGTGGTCGTCGGCATGCGCCCGGCAGTGGCGATCACGCTGGTCGAGCTCGGGCTGTCGCTGCCCGGCATCCGGACCGCTCTCAACGTCGAGCTGGGCATCGAGATGCTCGGCAGCCGTCCCGACGACGACGAGCTGTTCGACGACGAGGACGAGTCCGGCGCGGCAGCGGTAACCACGCCGTGA
- a CDS encoding STAS domain-containing protein, whose protein sequence is MPLSPDEARRFAELLEGRSEQLAARWTELVAAGLRGRLSSAELRRQTNDLQRGFQQAFAGGAADLSQEASAELRAQLNELSSNRARQGFSATETAVSVYALKDATLEVLGDQSDAATLRDYVAFSGFVDQAALFTFDSYVRVRESIIADQAEQLLELSTPVVKLWEGVVAVPLVGTLDSARAQVVMERLLQTLVDTGSPYAIIDITGVPAVDTQVAQHVLKTVVAARLMGADCIISGIRPQIAQTIVALGIEFGDIATKASLADALRYVISQNKRSGR, encoded by the coding sequence ATGCCGCTCAGTCCGGACGAGGCGAGGCGCTTCGCCGAACTGCTGGAGGGGCGGTCCGAGCAGCTGGCGGCCCGCTGGACCGAGTTGGTCGCCGCCGGCCTGCGGGGCCGGTTGAGCAGCGCCGAGCTGCGCCGACAGACCAACGACCTGCAGCGCGGATTCCAGCAGGCGTTCGCCGGTGGGGCCGCCGATCTGAGTCAGGAGGCGAGCGCCGAGCTGCGCGCTCAGCTCAACGAGCTCTCCAGCAACCGAGCCCGGCAGGGGTTCAGCGCCACCGAGACGGCGGTCAGCGTCTACGCGCTCAAGGACGCGACGCTCGAGGTGCTCGGCGACCAGAGTGACGCCGCCACCCTGCGCGACTACGTGGCCTTCTCCGGTTTCGTCGACCAGGCCGCGCTCTTCACCTTCGACAGCTACGTGCGGGTCCGTGAGTCGATCATCGCGGACCAGGCGGAGCAGCTGCTCGAGCTCTCCACACCGGTGGTGAAACTGTGGGAGGGCGTCGTCGCGGTGCCTCTGGTCGGCACCCTCGACTCGGCGCGGGCCCAGGTGGTGATGGAGCGCCTGCTGCAGACTCTGGTGGACACCGGTTCGCCGTACGCGATCATCGACATCACCGGTGTGCCGGCGGTCGACACCCAGGTCGCCCAGCACGTTCTCAAGACCGTGGTGGCGGCCCGTCTGATGGGCGCCGACTGCATCATCTCCGGCATCCGTCCGCAGATCGCACAGACCATCGTCGCCCTCGGCATCGAGTTCGGCGACATCGCGACCAAGGCCTCGCTCGCCGACGCCCTGCGCTACGTGATCAGCCAGAACAAGCGGTCGGGACGCTGA